One region of Penaeus vannamei isolate JL-2024 chromosome 36, ASM4276789v1, whole genome shotgun sequence genomic DNA includes:
- the LOC113827830 gene encoding suppressor of cytokine signaling 1, which produces MLTCPNCHHVLAAHSCCGLNLTVPSAAFPPSATSGASVPSAAMLGPRLGPSGGGAPPSLSVSAPPQPQALATPHISGHMFHFPTALPMAGLPACHGACHVACHASLHTPCLNPCRSPWQWPDSGGSLPGPAMAARMHTSGGGIVDEGAKAAAAAAAAAAAVHANGVGCDWTAWDDERVLGATRRMLGESGWYWERLSWRQAETLLQSTSLGTFIVRDSADTRFLYSLSVQTERGPTSVRIHYASGKFRLDCESHMAATIPDFSNVIALVEHYIRVNQKLQKHFWVDAQGKVYCPITIRQPLKRAVPSLKHLCRLAINLAVPRSCSALRLPPSLCQYVDEYPYWC; this is translated from the coding sequence ATGCTGACCTGTCCCAACTGCCACCACGTCCTGGCGGCTCACTCCTGCTGTGGCCTCAACCTCACGGTCCCGTCGGCCGCGTTCCCGCCGTCGGCGACGTCAGGAGCCTCCGTCCCCTCGGCGGCCATGCTCGGCCCGCGCCTGGGGCCCTCCGGGGGGGGCGCGCCGCCCTCGCTCAGCGTCAGCGCCCCCCCGCAGCCGCAGGCGCTCGCCACGCCGCACATCAGCGGCCACATGTTCCACTTCCCGACGGCGCTGCCCATGGCCGGCCTGCCCGCCTGCCACGGCGCCTGCCACGTCGCCTGCCACGCCAGCCTGCACACGCCCTGCCTGAACCCCTGCCGCTCGCCATGGCAGTGGCCAGATAGTGGCGGTTCCCTGCCGGGCCCTGCCATGGCCGCGCGCATGCACACGTCAGGCGGAGGCATCGTCGACGAGGGCGCcaaggcggcggcggcagcggcggcggcagcggcggcggtgcACGCGAACGGCGTCGGCTGCGACTGGACCGCGTGGGACGACGAGCGCGTGCTGGGCGCGACGCGGCGCATGCTGGGCGAGAGCGGCTGGTACTGGGAGCGGCTGTCGTGGCGGCAGGCGGAGACGCTGCTGCAGAGCACGAGCCTCGGCACCTTCATCGTGCGCGACTCGGCCGACACGCGGTTCCTGTACTCGCTGAGCGTGCAGACGGAGCGCGGGCCGACCAGCGTGCGCATCCACTACGCGTCCGGCAAGTTCCGCCTCGACTGCGAGTCGCACATGGCGGCCACCATCCCCGACTTCTCCAACGTGATCGCCCTGGTCGAGCACTACATCCGGGTCAACCAAAAGCTGCAGAAACACTTCTGGGTGGACGCGCAGGGCAAGGTCTACTGCCCCATCACCATCCGGCAGCCGCTGAAGAGGGCGGTGCCGTCCCTCAAGCACCTGTGCCGCCTGGCCATCAACCTGGCGGTGCCCCGCTCCTGCAGCGCCCTGCGCCTGCCGCCCTCGCTGTGCCAGTACGTTGACGAGTACCCCTACTGGTGCTaa